Sequence from the Deinococcus aquaedulcis genome:
ATGGTCAGCTCCAGGGCCTTGCCGCTCATCTTGGCGCGGAAACCCACGCCCTTGAGTTCCAGGTTGATGGTGTAGCCCTCGCTCACACCTTTGACGGCGTTGGCCACCAGGGTGCGGGTCAGGCCGTGCAGGGCGCGGTGGCGCTGCTGGTCGCTGGGGCGCTCCACGATGAGCGTGTCGCCCTCGTGCTTGATGGTCAGTTCGCTGTTGTAGGGAACGGTCAGTTCGCCTTTGGGCCCCTTGACCTTGAACACGCCGTCTTGGGCGCTCAGGGTCACGCCGCTGGGCACGGCGATGGGCATTCTTCCGATACGGGACATAGCTGTCCTCCTTTGCCTTAAATTCGCTTGCGCGAGGTCAGGTGGGTGTGCGGGGTGATGCGGGGGTTCTGGATTACCAGAGAACGCAGATCACTTCGCCGCCGACGCCCTGCTTACGGGCTTCGCGGTCGGGCAGCAGGCCCTTGCTCGTGGACACCACGGCCAGGCCCAGGCCACGCTGAATGCGGGGCAGGTTCTCGGCGCTCACGTAGGCGCGGCGGCCGGGGCGGCTGATGCGCTCGATGTGCTTGATGACCTGCTCGCGCTTGGCACCGTATTTCAGCGTCAGGCGCAGCACGTCGAACTTCTGGCCTTCGGGGCGCATGCGCTCGGCGGAGGCCACGTAG
This genomic interval carries:
- the rplF gene encoding 50S ribosomal protein L6, with product MSRIGRMPIAVPSGVTLSAQDGVFKVKGPKGELTVPYNSELTIKHEGDTLIVERPSDQQRHRALHGLTRTLVANAVKGVSEGYTINLELKGVGFRAKMSGKALELTIGFSHPVIVEPPAGVSFAVPEPTKIDVIGIDKQLVGQVAANVRKVRKPDAYHGKGVRFVGEKISLKAGKAGATGGKGKK
- the rpsH gene encoding 30S ribosomal protein S8, whose protein sequence is MLSDPIADMLTRIRNATRTHKETVDIPASKFKEQLAKLLVAEGYVASAERMRPEGQKFDVLRLTLKYGAKREQVIKHIERISRPGRRAYVSAENLPRIQRGLGLAVVSTSKGLLPDREARKQGVGGEVICVLW